In Actinomycetota bacterium, one DNA window encodes the following:
- a CDS encoding zinc ribbon domain-containing protein: TLEAPGRNVAAKAGLNRSILDAGWGQFTSILVAKAESAGRRVVLVNSASTSIDCHTCGARCTRPHQDTVVCPTHGALDADLNGARNIATRAGLGSGQAPAA, translated from the coding sequence ACCCTCGAGGCGCCGGGACGCAACGTCGCGGCCAAGGCTGGGCTGAACCGGTCGATCCTGGACGCTGGCTGGGGCCAGTTCACGAGCATCCTTGTCGCCAAGGCTGAAAGCGCCGGACGGCGAGTCGTCCTCGTGAACTCCGCTTCTACCTCGATCGACTGCCACACCTGCGGGGCCCGCTGCACCCGGCCCCACCAGGACACCGTCGTCTGTCCCACCCACGGCGCCCTGGACGCCGACCTCAACGGGGCCCGCAACATCGCTACCAGGGCCGGGCTGGGCTCTGGTCAAGCCCCCGCGGCTTGA
- a CDS encoding branched-chain amino acid ABC transporter permease, with product MSAPGAVAPAGLRVQRATRSSRIGLAVGAAAVVVLALGPLWALDSVLRTLISFLTLLALAQMWNLLAGYAGLVSIGQQAYVGLGAYALLLFADTVGLPLLVSVLAAGVVGTLVAVPTALLAFRLRGGYFAIGTWVIAEVYRLVITNVSQLGGGSGLTLRAASAFDRTTRLYLTYELALAVGVGAVAATYLLLRRRLGLALTAIRDSEQSAQSLGVPVFRAKLVAYLVAAFGCSLAGAVIYLNLLRVQPEAAFSVNWTAFMIFIVVIGGVGTIEGPIIGTIVFFVLQETLSGYGAWYLVLLGAVAVLVTVAARRGLWGLVADRTGWSLFPVQRRLEERRLEERW from the coding sequence ATGAGCGCGCCCGGGGCGGTGGCGCCGGCGGGCCTGCGGGTCCAGCGGGCCACCCGGTCCAGCCGGATCGGCCTGGCCGTGGGGGCGGCCGCGGTGGTCGTGCTCGCCCTCGGGCCGCTGTGGGCCCTGGACAGCGTGCTGCGCACCCTGATCAGCTTCCTGACCCTGCTCGCCCTGGCCCAGATGTGGAACCTGCTCGCCGGCTACGCCGGCCTGGTCTCCATCGGCCAGCAGGCCTACGTCGGCCTTGGCGCCTACGCCCTGCTGCTGTTCGCCGACACCGTGGGCCTGCCCCTGCTGGTCTCGGTGCTGGCCGCCGGGGTGGTCGGCACCCTGGTGGCGGTGCCGACGGCCCTGCTCGCCTTCCGGCTGCGGGGCGGCTACTTCGCCATCGGCACCTGGGTCATCGCCGAGGTCTACCGGCTGGTGATCACCAACGTCTCCCAGCTCGGCGGCGGGTCGGGCCTGACCCTGCGGGCGGCGTCGGCCTTCGACCGCACCACCCGCCTGTACCTCACCTACGAGCTCGCCCTGGCCGTCGGGGTCGGGGCGGTGGCCGCCACCTACCTGCTCCTGCGGCGCCGCCTCGGCCTGGCCCTGACCGCCATCCGCGACAGCGAGCAGAGCGCCCAGAGCCTGGGCGTGCCCGTGTTCCGGGCCAAGCTCGTCGCCTACCTGGTGGCGGCGTTCGGCTGCTCGCTGGCCGGGGCCGTCATCTACCTGAACCTGCTCCGGGTGCAGCCGGAGGCGGCCTTCAGCGTCAACTGGACCGCCTTCATGATCTTCATCGTGGTCATCGGGGGCGTGGGCACGATCGAGGGGCCGATCATCGGTACGATCGTGTTCTTCGTGTTGCAGGAGACCCTCTCCGGGTACGGTGCCTGGTACCTGGTCCTGCTCGGCGCGGTCGCGGTCCTGGTCACCGTGGCGGCCCGGCGGGGCCTGTGGGGCCTGGTCGCCGACCGCACCGGCTGGAGCCTGTTCCCGGTCCAGCGGAGACTCGAGGAGCGGAGACTCGAGGAGCGCTGGTGA
- a CDS encoding branched-chain amino acid ABC transporter permease → MTWVNVVTQGLLLGGLYALFATGLSLMFGVMRLVNLAHGDLSIVAAFLALAIVDGTGLNPLWTLLVVVPAMAGLGYLLQRGLLNFALRGDDPLPPVLVTFGLSIILQNLLLEVFSADSQGLDAGRVENASVRLSDGLAVGWFPLLTLVTAVAVLAGLQLLLSRTQLGRSFRATSDDPEAASLVGLDHRHVFAMATAIALATVAVAGLFLGVRTTFTPSIGPTRLIFAFEAVIIGGLGSIWGTLAGGLVLGVAQALGAQFSPGWGVLAGHLVFLAVLAFRPTGLLGRTVPA, encoded by the coding sequence ATGACCTGGGTCAACGTCGTCACCCAGGGGCTGCTCCTCGGGGGGCTGTACGCCCTGTTCGCCACCGGGCTGTCGCTCATGTTCGGGGTGATGCGCCTGGTCAACCTGGCCCACGGCGACCTGTCGATCGTGGCCGCGTTCCTCGCCCTGGCGATCGTCGACGGCACCGGCCTCAACCCGCTGTGGACCCTGCTGGTGGTGGTGCCGGCCATGGCCGGGCTCGGCTACCTGCTCCAGCGGGGGCTGCTGAACTTCGCCCTGCGCGGCGACGACCCGCTGCCGCCGGTGCTGGTCACCTTCGGGCTCTCGATCATCCTCCAGAACCTGCTCCTGGAGGTGTTCTCGGCCGACTCCCAGGGGCTGGACGCCGGCCGGGTCGAGAACGCCAGCGTGCGGCTGAGCGACGGCCTGGCCGTGGGCTGGTTCCCGCTGCTGACCCTGGTCACCGCCGTGGCCGTCCTGGCCGGCCTGCAGCTGCTGCTCAGCCGGACCCAGCTCGGCCGCTCGTTCCGGGCCACCTCCGACGACCCCGAGGCGGCCAGCCTGGTCGGGCTCGACCACCGGCACGTGTTCGCCATGGCCACCGCCATCGCCCTGGCCACCGTGGCCGTGGCCGGGCTGTTCCTGGGGGTGCGGACCACCTTCACCCCCAGCATCGGCCCGACCCGGCTGATCTTCGCCTTCGAGGCGGTGATCATCGGCGGGCTCGGGTCCATCTGGGGCACGCTCGCCGGCGGGCTCGTCCTCGGGGTCGCCCAGGCCCTGGGGGCGCAGTTCTCTCCCGGCTGGGGGGTCCTGGCCGGCCACCTGGTCTTCCTGGCCGTGCTCGCCTTCCGGCCCACCGGCCTGCTCGGCAGGACGGTCCCGGCATGA
- a CDS encoding ABC transporter ATP-binding protein, with translation MPLLEVDRLASFYGDFQALFDVTLAVDEGETVAVIGANGAGKSTLLRTVAGLQDRATGTVAFDGRPLDGVPTHRRLGLGIAMVPEGRRIFPSLTVEENLKVGVVRGRSGRWDVASVLELFGALADKRGRPGSLLSGGEQQMLAIGRALMANPRLLLLDEVSLGLAPLVVRRIYETLPEICRAGATVVVVEQDIGQALAGADRVYCLLEGRVALQGRPAELTREQITDAYFGLGGSGGSSRAPRWDGDA, from the coding sequence ATGCCGCTGCTGGAGGTCGACCGGCTGGCCAGCTTCTACGGCGACTTCCAGGCCCTGTTCGACGTGACGCTGGCGGTCGACGAGGGCGAGACGGTGGCCGTGATCGGGGCCAACGGGGCCGGCAAGTCGACCCTGCTGCGGACCGTGGCCGGCCTCCAGGACCGGGCCACCGGCACCGTCGCCTTCGACGGGCGGCCCCTGGACGGGGTGCCCACCCACCGGCGGCTCGGCCTCGGCATCGCCATGGTCCCCGAGGGTCGGCGCATCTTCCCAAGTCTCACCGTCGAGGAGAACTTGAAAGTTGGGGTGGTCCGGGGCCGGTCCGGCCGCTGGGACGTGGCCTCGGTGCTGGAGCTCTTCGGCGCCCTGGCCGACAAGCGTGGCCGGCCGGGCAGCCTCCTGTCCGGGGGCGAGCAGCAGATGCTGGCCATCGGCCGGGCGCTGATGGCCAACCCGCGGCTGCTGCTGCTCGACGAGGTCTCCCTGGGCCTGGCCCCCCTGGTGGTCCGGCGGATCTACGAGACCCTCCCCGAGATCTGCCGCGCCGGGGCCACCGTGGTCGTGGTCGAGCAGGACATCGGCCAGGCCCTGGCCGGGGCCGACCGCGTCTACTGCCTGCTCGAGGGCCGGGTCGCCCTCCAGGGCCGGCCGGCCGAGCTGACCCGCGAGCAGATCACCGACGCCTACTTCGGGCTGGGGGGTTCGGGGGGCTCAAGCCGAGCCCCCCGATGGGATGGGGACGCATGA
- a CDS encoding ABC transporter ATP-binding protein produces MAGRVLELDGLSKSFGALKVIDDLHVHLDEGEALGVVGPNGAGKTTMLHLAAGQLRPDAGRVRLAGQDVTGLPARARCQLGLARTFQVPQPFSGMTVYENVLVGATFGAGGRGGSSLAPRRVAHPDAHRASLEALELAGLTADANRLAGSLTLLERKRLELARALATGPRVLLLDEVAGGLTEPEVHQLVATIRRVRQAGVSIVWIEHIVHALLSVADRIVAINFGRKLIEGDPRTVMASPEVRDVYLGVEAV; encoded by the coding sequence TTGGCCGGGCGGGTGCTGGAGCTGGACGGGCTGTCGAAGTCGTTCGGGGCGCTCAAGGTCATCGACGACCTGCACGTGCACCTGGACGAGGGCGAGGCCCTGGGAGTGGTCGGGCCCAACGGGGCCGGCAAGACGACCATGCTCCACCTGGCCGCCGGGCAGCTGCGGCCCGACGCCGGCCGGGTCCGCCTCGCCGGCCAGGACGTCACCGGCCTGCCGGCCCGGGCCCGCTGCCAGCTCGGCCTGGCCCGCACCTTCCAGGTCCCCCAGCCGTTCTCAGGGATGACCGTGTACGAGAACGTGCTCGTCGGGGCGACCTTCGGCGCAGGGGGTCGGGGGGGCTCAAGCCTAGCCCCCCGGAGAGTCGCCCATCCGGACGCGCACCGGGCCAGCCTGGAGGCGCTGGAGCTGGCCGGGCTCACGGCCGACGCCAACCGGCTGGCCGGCAGCCTGACCCTGCTGGAGCGCAAGCGCCTGGAGCTGGCCCGCGCCCTGGCCACCGGGCCGCGGGTGCTGCTGCTGGACGAGGTGGCCGGCGGGCTCACCGAGCCGGAGGTCCACCAGCTCGTGGCCACGATCCGGCGGGTCCGCCAGGCCGGCGTGTCGATCGTCTGGATCGAGCACATCGTGCATGCCCTGCTGTCGGTGGCCGACCGGATCGTGGCCATCAACTTCGGCCGCAAGCTGATCGAGGGCGACCCGCGCACGGTCATGGCCAGCCCCGAGGTCCGCGACGTCTACCTGGGCGTGGAGGCGGTCTAG
- a CDS encoding ABC transporter substrate-binding protein encodes MQLAGLSGAAVLAGCKQSDSGSEAARTIKIGYVSPKTGPLAGFGEADDFILGGVRKALEGGLQIGGTSYPVEILTKDSQSDPNRAATVAGDLINADQIDLMLVASTPETTNPVADQCEANGVPCISSVAPWQPWFFGRQGDPEKPFQWTYHFFWGLEDIIAVFTDMWGQVDNNKAVAALWPNDGDGNAWGDKKLGFPPALTKEGYKIVDPGRYQNGTEDFSSQIAEFKAAKAEIVTGVPIPPDWTTFWKQASQQGFQPKIASVGKALLFPASVEALGDIGDGMSTEVWWSPAHPYTSSLTGASAAKVAEEYQASTGRQWTQPIGFVHALFEVAAAALKASGDVGDKQALANAIKGVDLDTVVGKISWSGGPVPNVAKTPLVGGQWRKSDGKYPFELVIVSNKDHPDIPKGGSLEPIPYA; translated from the coding sequence ATGCAGCTCGCCGGGCTCTCAGGAGCCGCCGTCCTCGCCGGCTGCAAGCAGTCGGACTCGGGCTCCGAAGCCGCCCGGACCATCAAGATCGGCTACGTCTCCCCCAAGACCGGCCCCCTGGCCGGCTTCGGCGAGGCCGACGACTTCATCCTCGGGGGCGTGCGCAAGGCGCTGGAGGGCGGCCTGCAGATCGGCGGCACGTCGTACCCGGTGGAGATCCTCACCAAGGACAGCCAGTCCGACCCCAACCGGGCGGCCACGGTCGCCGGCGACCTGATCAACGCCGACCAGATCGACCTGATGCTGGTCGCCTCCACCCCGGAGACGACCAACCCGGTGGCCGACCAGTGCGAGGCCAACGGCGTCCCCTGCATCTCCAGCGTCGCCCCCTGGCAGCCGTGGTTCTTCGGCCGCCAGGGAGACCCGGAGAAGCCGTTCCAGTGGACCTACCACTTCTTCTGGGGCCTCGAGGACATCATCGCCGTGTTCACCGACATGTGGGGCCAGGTGGACAACAACAAGGCGGTGGCCGCGCTGTGGCCCAACGACGGCGACGGCAACGCCTGGGGCGACAAGAAGCTGGGCTTCCCGCCCGCCCTCACCAAGGAGGGCTACAAGATCGTCGACCCGGGCCGCTACCAGAACGGCACCGAGGACTTCTCCTCCCAGATCGCCGAGTTCAAGGCGGCCAAGGCCGAGATCGTCACCGGCGTGCCCATCCCCCCGGACTGGACCACCTTCTGGAAGCAGGCCTCCCAGCAGGGGTTCCAGCCCAAGATCGCCTCGGTCGGCAAGGCGCTGCTGTTCCCGGCCTCGGTCGAGGCCCTTGGCGACATCGGCGACGGCATGTCCACCGAGGTCTGGTGGAGCCCGGCCCACCCCTACACCTCCTCGCTCACCGGGGCCAGCGCGGCCAAGGTGGCCGAGGAGTACCAGGCGTCCACGGGCAGGCAGTGGACCCAGCCCATCGGCTTCGTCCACGCCCTGTTCGAGGTGGCCGCGGCCGCCCTCAAGGCGAGCGGCGACGTCGGCGACAAGCAGGCCCTGGCCAACGCCATCAAGGGCGTCGACCTGGACACCGTGGTCGGCAAGATCTCCTGGAGCGGCGGCCCGGTGCCCAACGTGGCCAAGACCCCGCTGGTCGGCGGCCAGTGGCGCAAGAGCGACGGCAAGTACCCGTTCGAGCTGGTGATCGTGTCCAACAAGGACCACCCCGACATCCCCAAGGGCGGGTCCCTGGAACCCATCCCCTACGCCTAG